The following is a genomic window from Leptospira bouyouniensis.
TTATAAACTTTTTTAAGGAAAATTTGTGAAGTAATCGAGAATCTTCTATATACAATACTATATTCCAAGCTGTCAAAAATAGAAAAACATCAAATACAATAATATATTTAATTAAAAACCCTATTCCTAAAACAAAAAAACCTAATTGAGTGAAAATATCTCTTCGATCTTTAGTTTGGAAAATCAGGTAAAAGGCCAAAGCTTCAAATGTCAGAAAATAAATTTCGGTATTCGATGATAAACCAGAATGAAAAATGAGAAAAAGATACAACAATGCCACTGCCAAAAACAATCGCAATGGTAAGGATAGACCTTTAAGAGATAAAAATAAAATGAAAGCCAATGCTGTTGAAAAAATAAGACCACTATATCTTAAAGTTAATATGGAGTATTCAAAGAATACCAATGAAACTGCATGGATTGCATAAATTCCGATTGGTTTTAAATCCCAAAAGTCCTGATACGGCAAATACCCAGAAAGAATTGATTTCCCAAGTATAAAATAAGTTAGTTCATCCCAATCTAAGGTACTAAATTCGAATGTAAAAGATCTTAAATAAAAATTTATTAAAAAAAGAAAAGCAAATGCCAAAATATTTACAAAGATATTTCGAAAATTCATGATAAGAACCTCATTAAAATCAAAATAGAAAGATCGATCGCTAAAATGAAATTAATATGGTAATTTACAATTTTTAGAAACTTGACTCAGCCATTTTCCAGATAAATCTAATTCACTATTTGGATAATTCATTTCACAGAGAATTGGTCGAAAATGATGTTTTTTACATTCTATAAATATCTGATTGAAAGAAACATTTCGATTCGATAAATTACCAGTTTGATTTAAACTATCCATTTGAAATAAAAACATTTCCTGAGAATATCGATACGAAGGAAAATCTTTAAATATTAAATTTTCAGAATTATATTGAAAATCACTATTTTTCACCAAATGATCTGAACCAGGAAACCTAACAAGATTACACTCTTTCTCTTTGTTGAAATTTTGGTTAATAATATTATTGTTAACAAAGTAATCGTGCTTATATATCAATCTGCTATAGAGAAAATATGCATAAAATCCCAATAGGAGTAAAATTAAAAATAAATATCTAGATATAGTTTCTATCGCTTTAGGTTCACTAGATTGAAACTCGCTCTCATTTTTCGTAAAATTTCCATTTAGTTGATAAATAAAAATTACCATAAATCCATAAACATCGATTAACATATCAAAGGAATTATGTATCAAAAAGTATATCAAAGCTAATAACGGGTATATCCACCTTTTTTCTATCAAGATAGATTTTGTAATCTTTTTCAAAAGAATACCTAAAAAGACCAAATAAAATACCAAACCTACAAGCCCAGAATAAAAAAGGATTGTACTTGGTAAGTTATGTGTATGTAAATAAGCTCCATCCGCTTTAGTTGTAAAATCTTCCAATAGTGGACTGACATTGGCTGGCAAATA
Proteins encoded in this region:
- a CDS encoding O-antigen ligase family protein, which gives rise to MLRSYYLNESFILLSKDGSSILNSNRVSAYIAIHIPLVLFLFESNISKFFKSCLVLTVLFGTIILLNQVSRASIFGLAIVIFTYLLYKIFSRKWFFCFLFFIFLFIMLLHFMPLISVWIGPGSYSQYDFLNQVSSGRWELWRIFYQIFTQLSVKEKVFGLGIGEHNFLLAYLPANVSPLLEDFTTKADGAYLHTHNLPSTILFYSGLVGLVFYLVFLGILLKKITKSILIEKRWIYPLLALIYFLIHNSFDMLIDVYGFMVIFIYQLNGNFTKNESEFQSSEPKAIETISRYLFLILLLLGFYAYFLYSRLIYKHDYFVNNNIINQNFNKEKECNLVRFPGSDHLVKNSDFQYNSENLIFKDFPSYRYSQEMFLFQMDSLNQTGNLSNRNVSFNQIFIECKKHHFRPILCEMNYPNSELDLSGKWLSQVSKNCKLPY